In the Nerophis ophidion isolate RoL-2023_Sa linkage group LG01, RoL_Noph_v1.0, whole genome shotgun sequence genome, one interval contains:
- the LOC133552377 gene encoding cysteine dioxygenase type 1-like has product METHGVTKAKTLDELIQILHKIFASDRINVEEVQDVMEAYDSNVDDWKMYSKFDKLRYTRNLVDEGNGKFNLILLCWGEGHGSSIHDHSDSHCFMKMLQGELKETLFDWPKEEGGQMTERSHKILKENTVAYINDSIGLHRVENVSHTEGSVSLHLYSPPFQTCQVFDQRTSHKTTAQMTFWSKFGERTPFTTTATKENN; this is encoded by the exons atgGAAACACACGGCGTGACGAAGGCCAAGACCCTGGACGAACTCATTCAAATCCTGCATAAAATATTCGCGAGTGACCGCATCAACGTGGAGGAGGTGCAGGACGTCATGGAGGCGTACGACAGCAACGTGGACGACTGGAAGATGTATTCCAAGTTTGACAaactaag ATACACAAGGAACTTGGTTGACGAAGGCAACGGAAAGTTCAACCTGATCCTCTTATGTTGGGGGGAAGGCCATGGCAG TAGTATCCACGACCACTCAGACTCCCACTGCTTCATGAAGATGCTGCAGGGCGAGCTCAAGGAGACTCTCTTCGACTGGCCCAAAGAGGAGGGAGGCCAGATGACCGAGAGGTCACACAAGATCCTGAAGGAGAACACGGTGGCCTATATAAATG ACTCCATTGGCCTGCATCGTGTGGAGAATGTCAGCCACACCGAGGGCTCGGTCAGTTTGCACCTTTACAGCCCCCCCTTCCAGACGTGTCAGGTCTTTGACCAGCGCACCAGCCACAAGACCACAGCTCAAATGACCTTCTGGAGCAAATTTGGAGAGAGGACTCCATTT ACCACAACAGCAACGAAGGAGAACAACTAA